From one Melopsittacus undulatus isolate bMelUnd1 unplaced genomic scaffold, bMelUnd1.mat.Z mat_scaffold_97_arrow_ctg1, whole genome shotgun sequence genomic stretch:
- the LOC106023344 gene encoding olfactory receptor 14C36-like → MSNGSSITHFLLLPFAHTRELQLWHFWLFLGISLAALLGNGLIITSTACDQHLHTPMYFFLLNLSLLDLGCILTTVPKSMANSLWDTRAISYTGCAAQLFFLLFFISAEFYLLTVMSYDRYVAICKPLHYGTLLGSRACVHMAAAAWASGFIYALLHTANTFSLPLCRGNAVEQFFCEIPHILKLSCSQSYHREVGFLVLSVLLALGCFVFIVGSYVQIFRAVLRIPSEQGRHKAFSTCLPHMAVLSLFVSTAVFAHLKSPSISSPSLDLVVSVLYSVVPPAVNPLIYSLKNHDLKDAMRKLVTGCVSASIHCLLYHGKSSKCRS, encoded by the coding sequence atgtccaacggcagctccatcacccacttcctcctcctgccattcGCACACACgcgggagctgcagctctggcactTCTGGCTCTTCCTGGGCATCTCCCTGGCTGCGCTCCTGGGCAACGGCCTcatcatcaccagcacagcctgcgaccagcacctccacacccccatgtacttcttcctgctcaacctctccctgctggacctgggctgcatcctcaCCACTGTGCCCAAATCCATGGCCAATTCCCTCTGGGACACCAGGGCCATCTCCTACACAGgttgtgctgcacagctctttttcttACTCTTCTTCATTTCAGCAGAGTTTTATCTCCTCACTGTCATGTCCTATGACCGCTATGTGGCCATCTGCAAGCCCCTGCACTATGGGAccctgctgggcagcagagcttgtgtccacatggcagcagctgcctgggccAGTGGGTTTATCTATGCGCTGCTGCACACAGCCAATACATTTTCACTACCCCTCTGCAGAGGcaatgctgtggagcagttcttctgtgaaatcCCCCACATCCTCAAGCTCTCCTGCTCACAATCCTACCACAGGGAAGTTGGGTTTCTTGTGCTAAGTGTCCTTTTAGCACTTGGCTGTTTTGTGTTCATTGTGGGTTCCTATGTGCAGAtcttcagggctgtgctgaggatcCCCTCTGAGCAGGGACGCCACAAAGCCTTTTCCACGTGCCTCCCTCACATGGCTGTGCTCTCCCTCTTTGTCAGCACTGCAGTATTTGCCCACCTGAAGTccccctccatctcctccccatccctggatcTTGTGGTGTCAGTGCTGTACTCAGTGGTGCCTCCAGCAGTGAACCCCCTCATCTACAGCCTTAAGAACCACGATCTTAAGGATGCAATGAGGAAGCTGGTGACTGGATGTGTTTCAGCATCCATACACTGCCTGCTTTACCATGGAAAGAGCTCCAAATGTAGGTCATGA